The following coding sequences lie in one Arachis stenosperma cultivar V10309 chromosome 5, arast.V10309.gnm1.PFL2, whole genome shotgun sequence genomic window:
- the LOC130979409 gene encoding uncharacterized protein LOC130979409, giving the protein MSQQEYGYAIELYLDPALENQVLKAWNALARRQISTHLIDMASRPHITLFSFPSSSLDPSKFDSILEPFASKQEPLPLSFSSIGSLSGDSNLLFLSPTPTLSLLQLHSQLSDALRKEGVEVPADYSVDNWIPHCSVAKHVPKPRMAEGFSVLRDLKLPVTGYAVDIALVEFSPVRELFSFVLGTALGS; this is encoded by the coding sequence TACGGTTACGCCATCGAACTCTACTTGGACCCGGCGCTGGAGAACCAGGTCCTGAAAGCATGGAACGCCCTCGCTCGCCGCCAAATCAGCACTCACCTCATCGACATGGCCTCTCGCCCTCACATCACACTCTTCTCTTTCCCTTCTTCCTCCCTCGACCCTTCCAAATTCGACTCCATCCTCGAACCCTTCGCTTCAAAGCAAGAGCCTCTTCCcctctccttctcctccatcgGCTCTCTCTCCGGCGACTCCAAcctcctctttctctctcccacTCCCACGCTTTCCCTCTTGCAGCTCCACTCTCAGCTCTCCGATGCCTTGAGGAAAGAAGGCGTTGAGGTTCCCGCTGACTATTCCGTTGACAATTGGATCCCTCATTGCTCCGTTGCCAAGCACGTTCCCAAGCCCAGAATGGCCGAAGGATTCTCTGTTTTGAGGGATTTGAAGCTTCCTGTTACTGGCTATGCTGTTGACATTGCCCTCGTCGAGTTTTCGCCCGTTCGCGAGCTCTTCTC